A window of Microcystis aeruginosa FD4 contains these coding sequences:
- a CDS encoding high light inducible protein, which produces MTEPQPTQTPKLEDPKFGFNDYAERLNGRAAMIGFVITLLIEYLTGQGLLSWLGLQ; this is translated from the coding sequence ATGACTGAACCACAACCGACTCAAACCCCCAAATTAGAAGATCCCAAATTTGGCTTTAATGACTATGCCGAGCGCCTCAACGGTAGAGCCGCTATGATTGGTTTTGTGATCACCCTGTTGATCGAGTATCTAACTGGCCAAGGTCTGTTATCTTGGTTAGGGTTACAGTAA
- the petP gene encoding cytochrome b6f subunit PetP — protein sequence MEIGQKVKVCRLRDRVNSDVAGKLGKVGVIKNFKMTDGSGVGAVVQFDDKTATWFFEDELKLI from the coding sequence ATGGAAATCGGGCAAAAAGTCAAGGTCTGTCGCTTAAGAGACCGCGTTAACTCGGATGTAGCGGGTAAATTAGGTAAAGTGGGTGTCATCAAAAATTTTAAGATGACCGATGGCAGCGGTGTTGGTGCTGTTGTCCAGTTCGATGATAAGACCGCTACTTGGTTTTTTGAGGATGAACTCAAACTCATCTAA
- a CDS encoding Uma2 family endonuclease produces the protein MVNLTDNKNRPLPSAEELPSSDETPVDNQLQNDLPNLLLSLLASIWSGRDDWYFGVDMAVYYNPDEPAFVPDGFLAVGVNHDTGERGRLSYVLWGEKYILPILFLEVISEKYNSEYEEKFLNYQNLGIQYYAIYNPFSGRRGRFKKRQRLEVYKLISGKYELLESENNRVWLPEIGLALGYEKGEHIAWYREWLYWYDKSGNRYLTAEERANQAEAIASQERLAKQEAEAIASQERLAKQEAEAIAAQERQIANQERLAKQEAEQKSIRLAERLRALGINPDEM, from the coding sequence ATGGTTAACCTCACCGATAATAAAAATCGCCCTCTTCCCAGCGCCGAAGAATTGCCCTCTTCCGATGAAACTCCAGTGGACAATCAGTTACAAAATGATCTTCCCAATCTGCTGCTAAGTTTATTAGCCTCAATTTGGTCTGGTCGAGATGATTGGTATTTTGGGGTAGATATGGCTGTCTATTATAATCCAGACGAACCAGCTTTTGTCCCCGATGGTTTCTTAGCAGTTGGAGTCAACCATGATACGGGAGAAAGAGGCCGGTTAAGCTATGTTTTGTGGGGAGAAAAGTACATCTTGCCGATTTTGTTTTTAGAGGTGATTTCCGAGAAGTATAATAGTGAATATGAGGAAAAATTCTTAAATTACCAAAACCTGGGGATTCAGTATTATGCAATATACAATCCTTTCAGTGGCAGAAGAGGAAGATTTAAAAAGCGACAAAGATTAGAAGTATATAAATTAATCTCAGGGAAATATGAACTTCTAGAGAGTGAGAATAATCGAGTTTGGTTGCCTGAAATTGGCTTGGCGCTGGGTTACGAAAAAGGAGAACATATTGCTTGGTATCGGGAATGGTTATACTGGTATGACAAGTCAGGAAATCGCTATCTAACGGCCGAGGAAAGAGCGAACCAGGCTGAAGCCATCGCTAGTCAAGAACGTCTGGCTAAACAAGAGGCTGAAGCGATCGCTAGTCAAGAACGGCTGGCGAAACAAGAGGCTGAAGCGATCGCTGCTCAAGAACGGCAAATTGCCAATCAAGAACGTCTGGCTAAACAAGAGGCGGAACAAAAATCCATCCGGCTGGCTGAAAGGCTCAGAGCGCTTGGAATTAACCCCGATGAAATGTAG
- a CDS encoding Uma2 family endonuclease yields the protein MTIAKSDETATSPALIEEDFEDFWEPTPPPTDLIFDDGEPLESNRHRIAMNVLIRSLQQGYGERDDFYTGGNMFIYFSREQAKNRDFRGPDFFAVLNVDGSRERQGWVIWEEEGRYPDVIVELTSPSTARTDKVRKKAIYEGTFRTPDYFIYDPFDGNSLQGWHLGADQRYHSLERNERGWLWCETLGYWLGTWQGTIDRETAIWARFYDPEGNLIPLPEEAAQEQAAAAQEQAAAAQEQLNATQQALEAERQRSQLLAARLQEMGIDL from the coding sequence ATGACGATTGCCAAAAGCGACGAAACTGCCACCTCTCCGGCACTGATAGAAGAAGATTTCGAGGACTTCTGGGAACCCACCCCACCCCCCACAGACTTAATTTTTGATGATGGTGAACCCTTGGAAAGCAACCGACACCGCATTGCCATGAATGTCTTGATTCGCTCCCTACAGCAGGGTTACGGCGAACGAGACGACTTCTACACGGGTGGCAATATGTTTATTTATTTCAGCCGCGAACAGGCGAAAAATCGCGATTTTCGCGGGCCCGATTTCTTCGCTGTCCTCAATGTCGATGGCAGCAGAGAGCGACAGGGTTGGGTAATTTGGGAAGAAGAGGGACGTTATCCTGACGTTATCGTGGAATTAACCTCTCCTAGTACCGCGAGAACCGATAAAGTGCGAAAAAAAGCCATTTATGAGGGAACCTTCCGCACGCCGGATTATTTCATCTACGATCCTTTTGATGGCAATTCTTTACAAGGATGGCATTTAGGAGCCGACCAACGCTACCATTCTTTAGAACGAAACGAGCGCGGCTGGTTATGGTGCGAAACCTTGGGCTATTGGTTGGGAACTTGGCAGGGTACTATTGACCGAGAAACGGCAATCTGGGCGAGATTTTATGACCCGGAAGGCAATTTAATCCCCTTGCCGGAAGAAGCGGCACAGGAGCAAGCGGCTGCGGCACAGGAGCAAGCGGCTGCGGCACAGGAGCAATTAAATGCTACTCAGCAAGCTCTGGAAGCGGAAAGACAGCGTTCTCAACTTCTGGCGGCTCGTTTGCAGGAAATGGGGATAGATTTATAG
- the chlG gene encoding chlorophyll synthase ChlG, with product MSNTEIENKDNRGAKTRQLLGMKGASSAETSLWKIRLQLMKPITWIPLIWGVVCGAASSGNYTWSLEDVLKAATCMLLSGPLMTGYTQTLNDFYDREIDAINEPYRPIPSGAISIPQVVGQILVLLAGGLGIAYLLDRWAGHDFPIMLCLTLFGSFIAYIYSAPPLKLKQNGWLGNYALGASYIALPWWAGHALFGQLNWTIMILTLIYSLAGLGIAVVNDFKSVEGDEKLGLKSLPVMFGITTSAWICVIMIDVFQAGIAGYLISIHQNLYAAILLLLIIPQITFQDMYFLRDPLKNDVKYQASAQPFLVLGMLVTGLALGQGIL from the coding sequence ATGTCGAACACCGAGATAGAAAACAAGGATAATCGAGGCGCAAAAACTCGCCAATTATTGGGCATGAAAGGGGCCTCATCGGCAGAAACCTCCCTCTGGAAAATCCGCTTACAATTGATGAAGCCGATCACTTGGATTCCCCTGATTTGGGGGGTTGTCTGTGGGGCAGCTTCATCGGGGAATTATACTTGGTCTTTAGAAGATGTCTTAAAAGCGGCCACCTGTATGTTACTTTCTGGTCCATTGATGACCGGTTATACCCAAACTTTAAATGATTTTTACGATCGAGAAATCGATGCAATTAATGAACCCTATCGTCCAATTCCTTCGGGGGCAATTTCTATTCCGCAAGTAGTCGGCCAGATTTTGGTTTTATTAGCGGGTGGGTTAGGAATAGCTTATCTTCTTGATCGCTGGGCCGGTCATGATTTCCCGATCATGCTCTGTTTAACCCTATTTGGTTCTTTTATCGCCTATATTTATTCAGCGCCACCCTTAAAATTAAAACAAAATGGTTGGCTGGGAAATTATGCCCTCGGTGCTAGTTATATAGCATTACCTTGGTGGGCAGGTCACGCCCTTTTTGGTCAGTTAAATTGGACAATTATGATCCTAACCCTCATCTATAGTCTAGCGGGGTTAGGCATTGCCGTCGTTAACGACTTTAAAAGTGTGGAAGGTGACGAAAAATTAGGCTTAAAATCCTTACCAGTTATGTTTGGAATTACCACCTCGGCTTGGATTTGCGTGATTATGATCGATGTTTTTCAAGCAGGAATTGCGGGCTATCTGATTAGTATTCATCAGAATCTTTATGCCGCTATTTTACTGTTATTAATTATCCCTCAGATCACTTTCCAAGATATGTATTTTCTGCGGGATCCGCTCAAAAATGATGTCAAATATCAAGCCAGCGCCCAGCCTTTTCTAGTGTTAGGAATGTTGGTGACAGGTTTGGCTTTAGGTCAGGGGATACTCTGA
- a CDS encoding Bax inhibitor-1/YccA family protein: protein MSNTSNFRQALREAKSQALIGPNVIPKALPYLGGGLILTAVGTYGGLGVIQSYPQIFFPTFFVALIAEIILFFVARNTAEKGNTGTALPLLTLYSLLSGYTLSGIVYVALGTSGVGLRGVAIAALGCGIAFVLGRNIGSNLSEKDGLALTQTVSIGILALFIVLIGQLIFSIFGGATPTWLEIAISGIGVFLFAGSAVVDFYILPRTYRDEQYLSAALSMYLTYINLFIFILRLLIALNGRD, encoded by the coding sequence ATGAGTAATACCAGTAACTTTCGTCAAGCTTTACGCGAGGCTAAAAGCCAAGCGCTTATCGGCCCCAATGTTATCCCCAAGGCCCTGCCCTATCTCGGTGGCGGTCTAATTTTGACTGCGGTGGGAACCTATGGCGGTTTAGGTGTGATCCAATCCTATCCCCAGATTTTCTTCCCGACTTTCTTTGTCGCTCTGATTGCCGAGATTATTTTATTTTTTGTCGCCCGTAATACTGCGGAAAAAGGCAATACAGGCACTGCTCTGCCCCTGCTGACTCTCTATAGTCTTCTTTCTGGCTATACTCTCAGTGGAATCGTCTATGTGGCCCTAGGTACTTCCGGTGTCGGTTTGCGAGGAGTAGCAATTGCTGCCCTTGGCTGCGGCATTGCTTTTGTGTTGGGACGCAATATCGGCTCGAATCTGTCGGAAAAAGATGGTTTAGCCCTGACTCAAACCGTTAGCATCGGTATTCTTGCTCTCTTTATTGTTCTCATTGGTCAGCTAATTTTCTCTATCTTTGGTGGCGCTACTCCCACCTGGTTAGAAATCGCTATTTCTGGCATCGGGGTTTTCTTGTTTGCCGGCTCGGCAGTGGTGGACTTTTACATCTTGCCCCGTACCTACAGAGATGAACAGTATCTCAGCGCTGCTTTATCGATGTATTTGACCTATATCAACCTATTTATCTTTATTCTGCGCCTTTTGATCGCTCTTAACGGTCGAGATTAG
- a CDS encoding metalloprotease — MNPNSGRKRLLSLISAVSCSSLLILSPLAQRAQADDITDALEAVIEYTAQLHQINFKYLLSDGPITTPCGVISLAAFCTVDNTVYVNLKQVTGISDNPLFPLYAVAHEAAHAIQWNRGIGGIDEGGMSIGIELQADCLAGDTLSWLFTEARGLSKQDYIIAGKLLAEAASEVGDFEAPNRSHGTPQQRGDSVLQGFYGENHQACMR; from the coding sequence ATGAACCCTAACTCTGGCCGTAAACGGTTATTGTCCCTGATATCTGCCGTTTCTTGTAGTTCCCTCTTGATTTTATCCCCTCTAGCCCAGAGAGCGCAAGCAGACGATATTACGGATGCCCTAGAAGCGGTAATTGAATATACGGCTCAATTACACCAGATCAATTTTAAGTATTTGTTAAGCGATGGCCCGATAACCACTCCCTGCGGCGTAATTTCCCTAGCGGCTTTCTGCACTGTAGATAATACAGTCTATGTCAATCTCAAGCAAGTTACTGGTATTAGCGATAATCCCCTATTTCCCCTTTACGCCGTCGCTCACGAGGCAGCTCACGCTATTCAGTGGAATCGGGGTATCGGTGGCATCGATGAAGGCGGAATGAGCATCGGCATTGAATTACAGGCCGATTGTCTCGCTGGAGATACCCTTTCCTGGTTATTTACCGAAGCGAGAGGTTTATCCAAACAGGATTATATAATAGCAGGAAAACTTCTAGCGGAAGCGGCCTCGGAAGTGGGCGATTTTGAGGCCCCCAACCGCTCCCACGGCACACCACAACAGCGAGGTGATTCGGTCCTACAAGGATTCTACGGGGAAAATCATCAAGCCTGTATGCGTTAA
- a CDS encoding TldD/PmbA family protein: MTIDPQQLIELALKSGAVAAEVYQSSSLSHPVFFEANRLKQLESSESVGTALRLWREGCPGLAVGYGDVEPEILVETALNLSYLNAPEEIEFSAPRQAIYDPIGQDVAVESLIEMGNQMIGQIRQVYPEVICSGEWECEREITRLVNSQGLYCQYTDTSLSYYVGIEWVRGEDFLAVYDGEYTRSTPHPETVIKQLLQRLQWAANNVDSPTGKLPILLTANAVTLLWGTVAMALNGKQILEKSSPWSDKIGQLVMSEKLTLSQQPQREPYSCPFDDEGTPTKFLSLIEGGRVKEFYSDLTTARLLKTTPTGNGFRPSLGVYPMPDLVNLIVAPGEGTLEDLISQIDEGLVIDQILGHGADISGDFSVNIDLGYRIEKGKITGRVKDTMVTGNVYTALQNLIALGADNQWNGSCYTPSLIVDSLSVVG, encoded by the coding sequence ATGACGATCGATCCGCAACAACTCATCGAACTAGCTCTTAAATCGGGAGCGGTGGCAGCCGAAGTTTATCAATCTTCCTCCCTTTCCCATCCCGTTTTTTTTGAGGCTAATCGTCTCAAGCAGCTAGAAAGTTCCGAATCCGTGGGAACTGCCTTAAGATTATGGCGCGAGGGTTGTCCAGGGTTAGCGGTGGGTTATGGTGATGTGGAACCGGAAATTTTAGTAGAAACGGCGTTAAATTTATCCTATCTCAATGCCCCCGAAGAAATCGAATTTTCGGCACCACGACAGGCAATTTATGACCCGATTGGGCAAGATGTGGCGGTAGAATCTTTAATCGAGATGGGTAATCAAATGATTGGCCAAATTCGCCAAGTTTATCCTGAGGTTATTTGTAGTGGTGAATGGGAATGTGAACGGGAAATCACCCGTTTAGTTAATTCCCAGGGTTTATATTGTCAATATACTGATACATCTTTGAGTTATTATGTGGGGATTGAATGGGTGCGGGGGGAGGATTTTCTAGCGGTTTATGATGGGGAATATACTCGCAGTACACCTCATCCCGAAACGGTAATTAAACAGTTATTGCAGCGACTACAATGGGCAGCAAATAATGTGGATAGTCCCACGGGGAAATTACCAATTTTATTGACCGCTAATGCAGTTACCCTGTTATGGGGTACGGTGGCGATGGCTTTAAATGGGAAACAGATCTTAGAAAAGTCCTCGCCCTGGAGTGATAAAATCGGTCAATTGGTGATGTCAGAAAAGTTGACTTTATCCCAACAACCCCAGCGAGAACCCTATAGTTGTCCCTTTGATGATGAGGGAACTCCCACCAAATTTTTATCTTTAATTGAGGGAGGTAGAGTTAAGGAATTCTATAGCGATCTTACCACGGCCAGATTATTAAAAACTACTCCGACGGGAAACGGTTTTCGTCCTAGTTTAGGGGTTTATCCTATGCCAGATTTAGTTAATTTAATCGTGGCACCGGGAGAGGGAACTTTAGAGGATTTAATCTCGCAAATAGATGAAGGCTTAGTTATCGACCAAATTTTAGGTCATGGGGCCGATATTTCTGGCGATTTTTCTGTCAATATCGATCTGGGTTATCGCATAGAAAAGGGCAAAATCACCGGGCGAGTTAAAGATACAATGGTGACGGGAAATGTTTATACAGCTTTGCAGAATTTAATCGCTTTGGGGGCCGATAATCAATGGAATGGCTCCTGTTATACTCCCTCGCTAATCGTTGATAGTTTATCGGTGGTAGGGTAA
- a CDS encoding Uma2 family endonuclease, whose product MVNLTDNKNRPLPSAEELPSSDETPVDNQLQNDLPNLLLSLLASIWSGRDDWYFGVDMAVYYNPDEPAFVPDGFLAVGVNHDTGERGRLSYVLWGEKYILPILFLEVISEKYNSEYEEKFLNYQNLGIQYYAIYNPFSGRRGRFKKRQRLEVYKLISGKYELLESENNRVWLPEIGLALGYEKGEHIAWYREWLYWYDKSGNRYLTAEERANQAEAIAAQERQIANRERLAKQEADAIASQERLAKQEAEAIAAQERQIANQERLAKQEAEQKAIRLAERLRELGINPDEM is encoded by the coding sequence ATGGTTAACCTCACCGATAATAAAAATCGCCCTCTTCCCAGCGCCGAAGAATTGCCCTCTTCCGATGAAACTCCAGTGGACAATCAGTTACAAAATGATCTTCCCAATCTGCTGCTAAGTTTATTAGCCTCAATTTGGTCTGGTCGAGATGATTGGTATTTTGGGGTAGATATGGCTGTCTATTATAATCCAGACGAACCAGCTTTTGTCCCCGATGGTTTCTTAGCAGTTGGAGTCAACCATGATACGGGAGAAAGAGGCCGGTTAAGCTATGTTTTGTGGGGAGAAAAGTACATCTTGCCGATTTTGTTTTTAGAGGTGATTTCCGAGAAGTATAATAGTGAATATGAGGAAAAATTCTTAAATTACCAAAACCTGGGGATTCAGTATTATGCAATATACAATCCTTTCAGTGGCAGAAGAGGAAGATTTAAAAAGCGACAAAGATTAGAAGTATATAAATTAATCTCAGGGAAATATGAACTTCTAGAGAGTGAGAATAATCGAGTTTGGTTGCCTGAAATTGGCTTGGCGCTGGGTTATGAAAAAGGAGAACATATTGCTTGGTATCGGGAATGGTTATACTGGTATGACAAGTCAGGAAATCGCTATCTAACGGCTGAGGAAAGAGCGAACCAGGCTGAAGCCATTGCTGCTCAAGAACGGCAAATTGCCAATCGAGAACGTCTGGCTAAACAAGAGGCTGATGCGATCGCTAGTCAAGAACGGCTGGCGAAACAAGAGGCTGAAGCGATCGCTGCTCAAGAACGGCAAATTGCCAATCAAGAACGGCTGGCTAAACAAGAGGCTGAACAAAAAGCCATCCGGCTGGCTGAAAGGCTCAGAGAGCTTGGAATTAACCCCGATGAAATGTAA
- a CDS encoding ABC transporter permease, with protein sequence MSQTITPSSLKASLAPNPTRAATVDDGGNVLGEFLQETLAMTKRLFIQLQRRPSTLIAGVIQPFMWLILFGALFYNAPQGLFGNDLSYAKFLAPGVIVFTAFSGALNAGLPVMFDREFGFLNRLLVAPLTTRYSIVAASTIYIIALSFIQTASIVAASAFLGAGLPSLAGLGAIAVIVFLIVLGMTALSLSLTFALPGHIELIAVIFVTNLPLLFASTALAPLNFMADWLKVIASLNPLTYAIEPIRYIYFNQHWSFDSIVLQTPWLDLNFLTVLGLLLAFDLLILLAIQPLLRRRFA encoded by the coding sequence ATGAGCCAAACCATCACACCTTCTTCCTTAAAAGCTAGTTTAGCCCCCAATCCCACTAGAGCAGCAACGGTGGACGATGGGGGAAATGTGCTAGGGGAATTTCTGCAAGAAACTCTGGCCATGACTAAACGTCTGTTCATCCAATTACAACGTCGTCCTTCAACCCTAATCGCGGGGGTAATTCAGCCCTTTATGTGGCTGATTTTATTCGGGGCATTGTTTTATAATGCCCCCCAGGGTCTATTCGGCAACGATCTCAGTTATGCTAAATTTCTCGCCCCCGGGGTGATTGTCTTTACCGCTTTTTCCGGGGCCTTAAATGCCGGTTTGCCGGTAATGTTCGATCGAGAATTTGGCTTTCTTAACCGTCTCTTGGTAGCACCTTTAACCACTCGTTACTCGATCGTGGCCGCTTCTACCATCTATATTATCGCCCTCAGTTTCATCCAAACCGCCTCGATCGTGGCCGCTAGTGCCTTTTTAGGAGCAGGATTGCCCAGTTTAGCTGGATTAGGTGCGATCGCTGTGATTGTGTTCCTAATAGTTTTGGGTATGACTGCCTTAAGTCTCAGTTTAACCTTTGCCCTACCCGGACATATCGAATTAATCGCCGTCATTTTCGTCACCAATTTACCGCTTTTATTTGCCAGTACCGCCCTCGCGCCCTTAAACTTTATGGCAGATTGGTTAAAAGTAATCGCCAGTCTCAACCCTCTCACCTATGCGATCGAACCGATCCGTTATATTTATTTCAATCAGCACTGGTCTTTTGATAGCATAGTCTTACAAACTCCTTGGCTTGACCTCAATTTCTTGACAGTTTTAGGCCTACTCTTAGCTTTTGATCTGCTAATCCTTTTGGCAATTCAGCCCTTACTTCGTCGTCGTTTTGCTTAA
- a CDS encoding Get3/ArsA fold putative tail anchor-mediating ATPase NosAFP produces the protein MSLILTFLGKGGSGRSTIAIAAAKKMAGLGSKVLLIGQDSGPAWGLLLKASPSSSVTEIAPNLSVIQLSSTYLLEKSWEEVKELEKQYLRSPTLKNVYGQELGILPGMDQALALNFLREQDKSGNYDVIIYDGSGDINSLRMLGIPEVGSWYSRRFRQVFSDSEIGRTLSPFFQPIAAAVLNFSFNPNDLGQKGDNNILDEGRSALANPRRVLAYLVTNDDPIAIADAKYLWGGAQQIGLNVGGVIFNRCQSATEDFAPLPAAILPDRQGEDWQELIAELPNFLTVQPPKPLIIDTAAGQVKVYLPGFEKKQVKLTQSGPELTIEAGDQRRNIDVPPPLTGRAVKGAKFQDGYLIISF, from the coding sequence ATGTCCTTAATTTTGACCTTTTTGGGCAAGGGGGGCAGCGGTCGCAGTACAATAGCGATCGCTGCGGCAAAAAAAATGGCTGGTCTGGGGTCAAAAGTTCTCTTGATCGGTCAAGATTCTGGTCCTGCTTGGGGATTACTCCTCAAGGCCTCCCCTAGCTCCTCCGTCACGGAAATTGCCCCCAATCTCTCGGTTATCCAACTTAGTAGTACCTATTTACTAGAAAAGAGTTGGGAAGAAGTCAAGGAATTAGAAAAGCAGTATTTGCGTTCTCCCACCTTGAAAAATGTTTATGGTCAAGAGTTGGGCATTTTACCCGGAATGGACCAAGCTCTAGCTTTAAATTTCCTGCGGGAACAGGATAAAAGCGGAAATTACGATGTCATCATCTACGACGGCAGCGGAGATATCAACAGTCTGCGAATGTTAGGGATTCCAGAGGTGGGCAGCTGGTATTCACGGCGTTTTCGGCAGGTTTTCAGTGATTCCGAGATTGGTCGCACCCTTTCTCCCTTTTTCCAACCAATCGCCGCTGCCGTGCTGAATTTCTCCTTTAATCCCAACGATTTAGGGCAAAAGGGCGATAATAACATTCTAGACGAGGGACGCTCCGCTTTAGCTAATCCTCGGCGAGTTTTAGCCTATTTAGTCACCAATGATGATCCAATTGCGATCGCAGATGCCAAATATCTTTGGGGTGGGGCGCAGCAAATCGGTTTAAATGTGGGGGGAGTGATTTTTAATCGCTGTCAGAGTGCCACGGAGGATTTTGCACCGCTGCCGGCCGCGATTTTACCCGACCGTCAAGGAGAAGATTGGCAGGAGTTAATCGCCGAGTTACCCAATTTTCTCACGGTGCAGCCACCCAAACCGTTAATAATCGATACGGCAGCCGGTCAGGTCAAGGTTTATTTACCCGGATTCGAGAAAAAACAGGTAAAACTGACGCAATCGGGTCCAGAATTAACCATCGAAGCCGGGGATCAACGGCGTAATATTGATGTACCACCGCCTCTGACCGGACGAGCGGTAAAAGGGGCAAAATTCCAAGACGGTTACTTAATTATTTCTTTTTAA
- a CDS encoding PEP-CTERM sorting domain-containing protein (PEP-CTERM proteins occur, often in large numbers, in the proteomes of bacteria that also encode an exosortase, a predicted intramembrane cysteine proteinase. The presence of a PEP-CTERM domain at a protein's C-terminus predicts cleavage within the sorting domain, followed by covalent anchoring to some some component of the (usually Gram-negative) cell surface. Many PEP-CTERM proteins exhibit an unusual sequence composition that includes large numbers of potential glycosylation sites. Expression of one such protein has been shown restore the ability of a bacterium to form floc, a type of biofilm.), with translation MKIKQLGIVSGVALATLATAGAAQAASVTVNNFSFETPSTPNVSPGITGWIVSGNAAVQLFNATQFPSGVPNGSQAGLIAFNGGSIYQDVAGTYQAGTRYTLNLFAGIRLDEPSNLTLPNSTISLRRSDNNTVLSSFTFNQSSFSSRGVFLSFNTSYLAGIADQGVGIRISIDRPNNGGTQLVFDNVTLDATPVPEPSSLLGLITLGGLMLGGAVSKARK, from the coding sequence ATGAAAATAAAACAACTCGGGATTGTCTCTGGAGTTGCCCTGGCGACTCTGGCAACTGCTGGTGCGGCACAAGCTGCAAGCGTGACTGTCAATAATTTTTCCTTCGAGACACCATCAACCCCTAATGTTTCACCAGGTATTACCGGTTGGATCGTGAGTGGCAATGCGGCGGTTCAGCTATTCAATGCGACTCAATTTCCAAGCGGAGTACCCAACGGTTCGCAGGCGGGTCTTATTGCTTTCAATGGTGGATCGATCTACCAAGACGTAGCCGGCACTTATCAAGCCGGAACTCGATATACGCTCAATTTATTCGCGGGTATTCGTCTAGATGAACCAAGCAACTTGACCTTGCCGAACAGTACAATTTCGCTTCGCCGGAGTGATAATAATACCGTTTTGTCAAGTTTTACATTCAATCAGAGTTCCTTTTCGTCAAGGGGAGTGTTCTTATCGTTCAACACTTCTTATCTGGCGGGGATTGCCGATCAGGGTGTGGGAATTCGCATCTCTATTGACCGTCCGAATAATGGGGGGACACAATTAGTTTTCGATAACGTTACACTTGATGCGACTCCTGTCCCCGAACCCTCTAGCCTTCTTGGTCTTATCACCCTGGGCGGTTTAATGCTAGGGGGTGCTGTTAGCAAAGCGAGAAAATAA